Proteins found in one Lathamus discolor isolate bLatDis1 chromosome 7, bLatDis1.hap1, whole genome shotgun sequence genomic segment:
- the SNTN gene encoding sentan: protein MCGCRASVSSTKQCLDNNPVPAPTKKSTRAAADMSKRIPIAKQLASIKALGKGSDLEKAFATVALVYNNSADPEGKLSKGETKSLLQTQFGGFIQGQENKPKYQEIISALDEEPENKIDFEDFMILLVSLTLMSDLLQQIRNTKTTK, encoded by the exons AtgtgtggctgcagagccaGTGTCTCCAGTACAAAGCAGTGCTTGGACAATAACCCAGTTCCTGCACCTACCAAAAAGAGCACTCGGGCTGCAGCAGACATGTCCAAGCG CATACCCATAGCCAAGCAGCTGGCATCAATAAAAG CTCTAGGAAAAGGCTCAGACCTTGAGAAAGCTTTTGCTACAGTGGCTTTGGTGTATAACAACTCTGCTGACCCCGAGGGCAAGCTCAGCAAAGGTGAAACCAAAAGCTTGCTGCAAACCCAGTTTGGGGGTTTCATACAG GgccaagaaaacaaaccaaaataccaGGAAATCATTTCTGCCCTGGATGAGGAGCCAGAGAACAAAATTGACTTTGAAGACTTCATGATCTTGTTAGTCAGCCTCACTCTAATGTCTGACCTGCTGCAGCAGATCAGAAACACGAAAACCACAAAATGA